From the genome of Pseudomonas sp. TMP9, one region includes:
- a CDS encoding efflux RND transporter periplasmic adaptor subunit, producing MLLRRMLFMLGAVLVVVLALAAYKGYSIYQQVQTFSAPQPAISIDAATAEQRPWQSRIPAIGTLIAFQGVDLTVEVGGTVQKVLFTSGENVGFEQPLIQMNSDVEQANLATAQADLGLARVEYERGRSLINRQSISKSEFDRLAASLQKADASVAQLQAQLAKKRILAPFAGTIGIRQVDVGDFLASGTTIATLQDLSKLYVDFFLPEQAVPKLAIAERVRFRVAAYPGEVFEGEISAINPKVENTTRNVQVRAMLANPENKLLPGMFANIEVLLPGDEQVVVVPETAINFTLYGNSVYLINEKKDESDQVIKDENGQAELSVERRFVETGERREGQVIISKGLQAGERVVSAGQLKLDNGAHVSIANAPAKPSDE from the coding sequence ATGTTGCTCCGTCGCATGCTGTTTATGCTCGGCGCCGTACTCGTTGTGGTACTCGCCCTCGCCGCCTACAAAGGCTATTCCATTTATCAGCAAGTGCAGACGTTCTCGGCACCGCAGCCGGCTATCAGCATTGATGCTGCAACGGCAGAACAACGACCATGGCAGAGCCGTATTCCGGCCATCGGCACGCTTATCGCATTCCAAGGCGTCGACTTGACGGTTGAGGTCGGTGGCACCGTGCAAAAGGTGCTGTTTACCTCGGGTGAAAACGTCGGTTTTGAACAACCGTTGATCCAGATGAACAGCGATGTAGAGCAAGCCAACCTGGCCACCGCGCAAGCAGACTTAGGGTTAGCGCGGGTGGAATATGAGCGCGGCCGCAGCTTGATCAACCGCCAGAGCATCTCCAAGAGCGAGTTCGACCGCCTTGCCGCCAGCCTGCAAAAAGCCGATGCCAGCGTCGCGCAACTGCAAGCGCAACTGGCCAAGAAACGCATCTTGGCACCGTTTGCCGGCACCATCGGCATCCGTCAGGTCGATGTCGGCGACTTCCTGGCCTCCGGTACCACCATTGCCACCCTGCAGGACCTGAGCAAGCTGTACGTGGACTTCTTCCTGCCGGAGCAAGCGGTGCCCAAGCTGGCCATTGCTGAGCGTGTGCGTTTCCGGGTCGCGGCCTACCCAGGCGAAGTGTTTGAGGGTGAAATTAGCGCGATTAACCCCAAAGTCGAAAACACCACGCGTAACGTGCAAGTGCGTGCCATGTTGGCCAACCCCGAGAACAAATTGCTGCCTGGCATGTTCGCCAATATAGAGGTGCTATTGCCCGGTGATGAGCAGGTGGTGGTCGTGCCGGAAACGGCGATCAACTTCACCCTCTACGGCAACTCGGTGTACCTCATCAACGAGAAAAAAGATGAGAGCGACCAAGTGATCAAAGATGAAAACGGCCAGGCCGAGCTGAGCGTGGAACGGCGTTTTGTTGAGACGGGCGAGCGTCGCGAGGGCCAAGTGATCATCAGTAAAGGCCTGCAAGCCGGTGAGCGGGTGGTCTCTGCTGGCCAGCTGAAACTGGATAACGGTGCCCATGTCAGCATCGCCAACGCACCGGCCAAGCCGAGCGACGAGTAA
- a CDS encoding multidrug efflux RND transporter permease subunit → MAFTDPFIRRPVLATVVSLLIILLGFQAFSKLTIRQYPQMENALITVTTAYPGANAETIQGYITQPLQQSLASADGIDYMTSVSRQNVSIISIYARIGANSDRLFTELLAKANEVKNQLPQDAQDPVLSKEAADSTALMYISFYSEELSNPQITDYLSRVIQPKLATLPGMAEAEILGNQVFAMRLWLDPVKMAAYGVTASDVNNAVRQYNFLSAAGEVKGEYVVTSINAETDLKSADAFAAIPLKTLGDTRVLIRDVARVEMGAESYDSISSFDGTPSVYIAIKGTPGANPLDVIKEVRKVMPDLESQLPPNLKVSIAYDATLFIQASIDEVVKTLFEAVLIVIVVVFLFLGAFRSVVIPVITIPLSMIGVLFFMQLMGYSINLLTLLAMVLAIGLVVDDAIVVVENIHRHIEDGKTPFDAAIEGAREIAVPVVSMTITLAAVYAPIGFLEGLTGALFKEFALTLAGAVIISGIVALTLSPMMCAKLLRHDENPSGLSHKLDQIFNGLKQRYQRALHSTLDTRPVVLVFAVIVMCLIPVLLKFTESELAPEEDQGIIFMIANAPQPTNLDYLNKYTDEFVTIFKEFPEYYSSFQINGTSGVQSGIGGFLMTPWDERERTQMEILPEVQSRLSQIAGLQIFGFNLPSLPGTGDGLPFQFVINTPSDYQSLLQVAEKVKQRAVASGKFAFLDVDLAFDKPEVVVEIDREKAAQMGVSMEDLGLTLASLLGEGEINRFTIDGRSYKVIAQVERPFRDNPQWLSSYYVKSESGAMLALSTLVKVSDRARPTQLTQFQQLNSAIIQGVPIVSMGEAIETITTIMQEEAPAGFAYDFAGASRQLVQEGNALYITFGLALALIFLVLAAQFESFRDPLVIMVTVPLSICGALIPLFLGFSSMNIYTQVGLVTLIGLITKHGILIVEFANQLRREKGLSRREAVEEAAAIRLRPVLMTTAAMVFAMLPLILATGAGAVSRFDIGLVIATGMSIGTLFTLFVLPCVYSLLAQPDAAPKATQTHR, encoded by the coding sequence ATGGCTTTTACTGATCCCTTTATCCGTCGCCCGGTACTGGCGACCGTGGTCAGTTTGTTGATCATCCTGCTTGGCTTCCAGGCGTTCAGCAAACTCACCATCCGCCAGTATCCGCAGATGGAAAACGCACTGATCACGGTGACCACGGCTTATCCCGGGGCCAATGCCGAGACTATTCAAGGCTACATCACCCAGCCGCTGCAGCAGAGCCTCGCGAGCGCCGACGGTATCGACTACATGACCTCGGTGAGCCGACAGAATGTGTCGATCATCTCGATTTATGCGCGCATTGGCGCCAACAGCGACCGTTTATTCACCGAATTGCTGGCCAAGGCCAACGAGGTGAAAAACCAGCTGCCGCAGGATGCCCAAGACCCTGTACTGAGCAAAGAAGCCGCCGACTCCACGGCGCTGATGTACATCAGCTTCTACAGCGAGGAGTTGTCCAACCCGCAGATCACCGACTACCTCTCGCGGGTTATCCAGCCCAAGCTGGCCACCCTGCCGGGTATGGCTGAAGCCGAAATTCTCGGTAACCAAGTGTTTGCCATGCGTCTGTGGCTCGACCCGGTGAAGATGGCCGCTTACGGCGTGACCGCCAGCGACGTTAACAATGCGGTGCGCCAGTACAACTTCCTGTCCGCCGCGGGCGAGGTGAAAGGCGAGTACGTGGTCACCAGCATTAACGCCGAAACCGACCTCAAGTCAGCCGACGCATTTGCTGCCATCCCGCTGAAAACCCTAGGCGACACCCGCGTACTGATCCGCGATGTGGCGCGGGTGGAAATGGGCGCAGAAAGTTATGACTCCATCAGCTCTTTTGATGGCACGCCTTCGGTGTATATCGCCATCAAGGGCACACCCGGCGCCAACCCGCTGGATGTAATTAAGGAAGTGCGCAAGGTCATGCCCGACCTTGAGTCGCAGCTGCCGCCGAACCTCAAGGTGTCGATTGCCTACGACGCAACGCTGTTTATTCAAGCGTCCATCGACGAGGTGGTGAAAACCCTGTTTGAGGCGGTGTTGATCGTCATCGTCGTGGTGTTCCTGTTCCTCGGGGCCTTCCGCTCGGTGGTGATCCCAGTGATCACCATCCCGCTCTCGATGATCGGTGTGCTGTTTTTTATGCAGCTGATGGGTTACTCGATCAACCTGCTCACGCTGCTGGCGATGGTGCTGGCCATCGGCTTGGTGGTGGACGACGCCATCGTTGTGGTGGAGAACATCCACCGGCATATCGAAGACGGCAAAACCCCCTTCGATGCGGCGATTGAAGGCGCGCGCGAGATTGCCGTCCCGGTGGTGTCGATGACCATTACTCTGGCGGCGGTGTACGCCCCAATCGGCTTCCTCGAAGGGCTTACGGGAGCGCTGTTTAAGGAGTTTGCCTTAACCCTGGCCGGTGCCGTGATTATCTCGGGCATCGTCGCCCTGACCCTGTCACCGATGATGTGCGCCAAGTTGCTGCGCCATGACGAGAACCCATCCGGCTTATCGCACAAGCTCGACCAGATCTTCAACGGCCTCAAGCAACGCTACCAGCGCGCTCTGCACAGCACCCTCGACACCCGCCCAGTGGTGTTGGTTTTTGCGGTAATCGTGATGTGCTTGATCCCCGTACTGCTCAAATTCACCGAAAGTGAGCTGGCCCCAGAGGAAGACCAAGGCATCATTTTTATGATCGCCAATGCACCGCAGCCGACCAACCTCGACTACTTGAATAAGTACACCGACGAGTTCGTGACCATCTTTAAGGAGTTCCCGGAGTATTACTCCTCCTTCCAGATCAACGGCACCAGCGGCGTGCAATCCGGTATCGGCGGCTTTTTGATGACGCCATGGGACGAGCGCGAACGCACCCAAATGGAGATTTTGCCGGAGGTGCAAAGCCGTCTGTCGCAAATTGCCGGCTTGCAGATTTTCGGCTTCAACCTGCCCTCTTTGCCGGGTACCGGTGACGGCCTGCCCTTCCAATTTGTGATCAACACCCCCAGCGACTACCAGTCGCTGCTGCAGGTGGCGGAGAAGGTCAAACAACGCGCCGTGGCCTCGGGCAAGTTTGCCTTCCTTGACGTTGACCTGGCCTTCGACAAACCCGAAGTGGTGGTGGAAATCGACCGCGAAAAAGCCGCGCAAATGGGTGTGTCCATGGAAGACCTCGGCCTGACCCTGGCCAGCCTGCTCGGTGAAGGCGAGATCAACCGCTTCACCATCGACGGTCGCAGCTACAAAGTGATTGCCCAAGTCGAGCGGCCCTTCCGCGACAACCCGCAGTGGCTGAGCAGCTACTACGTGAAGAGCGAAAGTGGCGCGATGCTGGCGCTGTCGACGTTAGTTAAGGTCAGCGATCGCGCCCGGCCGACCCAGCTCACCCAGTTCCAGCAGCTCAACTCGGCGATCATCCAAGGTGTACCCATCGTCAGCATGGGTGAAGCCATCGAGACGATCACCACGATCATGCAAGAAGAAGCGCCAGCCGGCTTTGCCTATGACTTTGCCGGCGCCTCGCGCCAACTGGTGCAGGAAGGCAACGCGCTGTACATCACCTTCGGCCTGGCGCTGGCGCTGATCTTTTTGGTGTTGGCGGCGCAGTTCGAAAGCTTTCGCGACCCTCTGGTGATCATGGTCACAGTGCCGCTGTCGATTTGTGGCGCACTGATACCGCTGTTCTTGGGCTTCTCGAGCATGAACATCTACACCCAGGTGGGCCTGGTCACGCTGATTGGCTTAATCACCAAGCACGGCATCTTGATCGTCGAGTTCGCTAATCAATTGCGACGTGAGAAGGGCTTGTCACGCCGAGAAGCCGTCGAAGAGGCCGCGGCGATTCGCCTGCGCCCCGTATTGATGACCACCGCTGCTATGGTGTTCGCCATGCTGCCACTCATTCTGGCCACTGGCGCCGGCGCGGTGAGCCGCTTTGATATCGGCTTGGTGATCGCCACTGGCATGTCGATCGGCACGCTGTTCACCTTGTTTGTGCTGCCCTGCGTATACAGCCTGCTGGCGCAACCCGACGCCGCACCTAAAGCTACGCAAACGCACCGCTAA
- the groL gene encoding chaperonin GroEL (60 kDa chaperone family; promotes refolding of misfolded polypeptides especially under stressful conditions; forms two stacked rings of heptamers to form a barrel-shaped 14mer; ends can be capped by GroES; misfolded proteins enter the barrel where they are refolded when GroES binds) — MAAKEVKFGDSARKKMLVGVNVLADAVKATLGPKGRNVVIEKSYGAPTITKDGVSVAKEIELKDRFENMGAQLVKDVASRANDDAGDGTTTATVLAQAIVNEGLKAVAAGMNPMDLKRGIDKATIAIVAELKNLSKPCADTKAIAQVGSISANSDTSIGNIIAEAMEKVGKEGVITVEEGSGLENELSVVEGMQFDRGYLSPYFINKPDTMVAELDGPLILLVDKKISNIRELLPVLEAVAKSGRPLLIVAEDVEGEALATLVVNNMRGIVKVAAVKAPGFGDRRKAMLQDIAVLTGGTVISEEIGLSLESATLEHLGNAKRVILSKENTTIIDGSGVQADIESRVLQIRKQIEDTSSDYDKEKLQERLAKLAGGVAVIKVGAGTEVEMKEKKARVDDALHATRAAVEEGVVPGGGVALVRALQAISELKGENADQDVGIALLRRAVEAPLRQIVANAGGEPSVVVDKVKQGSGNFGFNAATDTYGDMIEMGILDPAKVTRSALQAAASIASLMITTEAMIAEVVEDKPAGGGMPDMGGMGGMGGMM; from the coding sequence ATGGCTGCTAAAGAAGTTAAATTCGGCGATTCCGCCCGTAAGAAAATGCTGGTTGGCGTTAACGTCCTGGCTGACGCAGTAAAAGCGACCCTCGGCCCTAAAGGCCGTAACGTTGTGATCGAGAAGAGCTACGGCGCGCCGACCATCACCAAAGACGGCGTTTCCGTTGCCAAAGAAATCGAGCTGAAAGATCGCTTTGAAAACATGGGCGCTCAGCTGGTTAAAGACGTGGCTTCGCGCGCTAACGATGACGCAGGCGACGGCACCACCACCGCCACCGTCCTGGCTCAAGCCATCGTCAATGAAGGCCTGAAAGCCGTCGCTGCCGGCATGAACCCAATGGACCTCAAGCGCGGCATCGACAAGGCGACCATCGCCATCGTTGCTGAGCTGAAGAACCTGTCCAAGCCGTGCGCTGACACCAAAGCCATCGCTCAGGTCGGCTCGATCTCCGCCAACTCCGACACCTCCATCGGCAACATCATTGCCGAAGCCATGGAAAAAGTCGGCAAAGAAGGCGTGATCACCGTTGAAGAAGGCTCGGGCCTGGAAAACGAACTGTCGGTTGTTGAAGGCATGCAGTTCGACCGTGGTTACCTGTCCCCGTACTTCATCAACAAGCCAGACACCATGGTCGCCGAGCTCGACGGCCCGCTGATTCTGCTGGTTGACAAGAAAATCTCCAACATCCGTGAGCTGCTGCCTGTTCTTGAAGCGGTGGCCAAATCCGGCCGTCCGCTGCTGATCGTGGCTGAAGACGTTGAAGGCGAAGCCTTGGCGACTCTGGTGGTGAACAACATGCGCGGCATCGTTAAAGTGGCTGCCGTGAAGGCGCCAGGCTTTGGTGATCGTCGCAAGGCCATGCTGCAGGACATCGCTGTGCTGACTGGCGGTACCGTTATCTCCGAAGAGATCGGCCTGAGCCTGGAAAGCGCCACTCTGGAGCACCTGGGTAACGCTAAGCGCGTCATCCTCAGCAAAGAAAACACCACCATCATCGACGGTTCCGGTGTTCAAGCTGACATCGAGTCGCGCGTTCTGCAGATCCGTAAGCAGATCGAAGACACCTCGTCCGACTACGACAAAGAGAAGCTGCAAGAGCGTCTGGCCAAACTGGCAGGCGGCGTTGCGGTGATCAAAGTCGGTGCCGGCACCGAAGTTGAAATGAAAGAGAAGAAAGCCCGCGTTGACGATGCCCTGCACGCTACCCGTGCAGCCGTTGAAGAAGGCGTTGTACCTGGCGGCGGCGTGGCACTGGTTCGCGCTCTGCAGGCCATCAGCGAACTGAAAGGCGAGAACGCTGATCAAGACGTTGGTATCGCACTGCTGCGCCGTGCGGTTGAAGCACCACTGCGTCAGATCGTGGCCAACGCCGGCGGCGAGCCAAGCGTAGTGGTCGACAAGGTCAAGCAGGGTTCGGGTAACTTCGGCTTCAACGCCGCTACCGACACCTACGGTGACATGATTGAGATGGGTATTCTCGATCCGGCCAAGGTCACCCGTTCGGCGCTGCAAGCTGCCGCTTCGATCGCCAGCTTGATGATCACCACCGAAGCGATGATTGCTGAAGTGGTTGAAGACAAGCCGGCTGGTGGTGGTATGCCAGACATGGGCGGCATGGGCGGTATGGGCGGCATGATGTAA
- a CDS encoding co-chaperone GroES, translating to MKLRPLHDRVVIRRSEEEKKTAGGIVLPGSAAEKANSGEILAVGTGRVLDNGEVRALAVKVGDKVVFGPYSGSNTVKVDGEDLLVMAENEILAVVED from the coding sequence ATGAAGCTTCGTCCTTTGCATGACCGCGTCGTAATCCGTCGCAGCGAAGAAGAAAAGAAAACCGCGGGCGGCATCGTGCTGCCAGGTTCCGCTGCTGAAAAAGCTAACAGCGGTGAGATTCTTGCTGTTGGTACCGGCCGCGTGCTGGACAACGGTGAAGTGCGTGCGCTGGCCGTTAAAGTCGGTGACAAAGTGGTGTTTGGCCCTTACTCGGGCAGCAACACTGTCAAAGTTGATGGCGAAGACCTGCTGGTAATGGCTGAGAACGAAATTCTCGCTGTTGTTGAAGACTGA
- a CDS encoding FxsA family protein: protein MRFFLLLFLLFPIIELAVLIQVGSAIGVLPTLLLVVGSAILGTFLLRVAGVATAWRAREKLSRGELPEQEMLEGLLIALGGGLLLLPGFISDIFGIFCLIPFTRRVLVNKIRLRAAEQAMRQRAFFDEQPLRAGPARPGAAQPSAAKPNAVQSNAAQPNVLEGEFERRE from the coding sequence ATGCGTTTTTTTCTGTTGTTATTTTTGCTCTTCCCCATTATTGAACTGGCTGTGCTGATACAGGTGGGCAGCGCGATCGGGGTCTTGCCGACGCTGCTGTTGGTGGTCGGCTCGGCGATTCTCGGTACTTTTCTGCTGCGGGTGGCGGGTGTGGCCACGGCTTGGCGTGCGCGAGAGAAGCTTTCCCGCGGCGAGTTACCTGAGCAGGAAATGCTTGAAGGTCTGCTGATCGCGTTGGGCGGTGGTTTGTTGTTGTTGCCAGGCTTTATCAGCGACATTTTCGGTATTTTTTGCCTGATCCCCTTCACCCGCCGCGTGCTGGTAAACAAAATACGCCTGCGTGCGGCGGAGCAGGCCATGCGCCAGCGTGCCTTTTTTGATGAGCAGCCCCTGCGCGCCGGTCCGGCTCGGCCTGGTGCGGCACAGCCTAGTGCTGCCAAACCGAATGCGGTCCAATCGAATGCGGCCCAACCCAATGTCCTGGAAGGCGAATTTGAGCGTCGTGAGTAA
- a CDS encoding DUF2470 domain-containing protein: MSVKAGKHARELLLKEYRGVLSTHSKAMPGFPFGSVVPYCLDAEGFPLMLISRIAQHTHNLKQDAKCSLLVGERGAEDVQAVGRLTLLAHARQLEDGAQIEAAAQRYYRYFPGSQDHHRVHDFDFWRLEPVRWRYIGGFGAIHWLDQVALANPFAGESEASMVEHMNDDHVAAIAHYVELAGLPRHAPAELVGVDSEGFHLRIAQGLYWLAFPTSCNSAHEVRQALVVLARATVWPTGDQASA, from the coding sequence GTGAGCGTTAAAGCCGGCAAGCATGCCCGAGAATTGCTGCTCAAGGAATACCGGGGCGTGCTCAGCACCCATTCCAAGGCGATGCCGGGGTTCCCTTTCGGATCGGTGGTGCCCTACTGCCTGGATGCCGAAGGGTTCCCGCTGATGCTGATCAGTCGCATCGCCCAGCACACCCATAACCTCAAGCAAGACGCTAAATGTTCGCTGTTGGTCGGTGAGCGTGGCGCCGAAGATGTGCAGGCGGTGGGGCGGCTGACGTTGCTTGCGCACGCGCGGCAGTTAGAAGATGGCGCGCAGATTGAGGCCGCAGCGCAGCGTTATTACCGCTATTTTCCTGGCTCGCAGGACCATCACCGCGTGCATGATTTCGATTTCTGGCGCTTAGAGCCCGTGCGCTGGCGTTACATCGGTGGTTTTGGCGCCATTCATTGGCTCGATCAAGTGGCCTTGGCTAACCCTTTTGCCGGTGAAAGTGAAGCCAGCATGGTTGAGCATATGAATGATGATCATGTCGCAGCCATTGCTCATTATGTTGAGCTGGCAGGGTTGCCGAGGCACGCGCCGGCTGAGTTAGTCGGTGTCGACAGCGAGGGTTTTCATCTGCGCATTGCTCAGGGCCTCTATTGGCTGGCTTTTCCAACATCCTGTAACAGTGCCCATGAAGTGCGCCAGGCCTTGGTAGTGCTGGCGCGGGCCACTGTCTGGCCGACTGGCGATCAGGCTTCAGCTTGA
- a CDS encoding SDR family oxidoreductase codes for MQLKDKVIVITGGCQGLGRAMAEYLAEKGVKLALVDLNQEKLDEAVVACKTHGVEARAYLCNVANEEQVTQTVAQIAEDFGAINGLVNNAGILRDGLTIKVKDGEITKLSLAQWQSVIDVNLTGVFLCTREVAAKMIELKNEGAIINISSISRAGNMGQANYSAAKAGVAADTVVWAKELARYGIRVAGVAPGFIETEMVASMKPEALERMTSVIPLRRMGKPAEIAHSVAYILENDYYTGRILELDGGLRL; via the coding sequence ATGCAACTGAAAGACAAAGTCATCGTCATCACAGGTGGCTGCCAAGGCCTAGGCCGGGCCATGGCTGAATACCTAGCAGAAAAAGGCGTCAAGCTGGCGCTGGTTGATCTGAACCAAGAAAAACTTGATGAAGCCGTGGTCGCCTGTAAAACCCATGGCGTCGAAGCCCGCGCCTACCTGTGCAACGTCGCCAACGAAGAGCAAGTGACCCAGACCGTGGCACAGATTGCTGAAGACTTCGGCGCAATCAATGGCTTGGTCAACAATGCCGGTATCTTGCGCGACGGCCTGACCATCAAGGTCAAAGATGGCGAAATCACCAAGCTGAGCCTGGCCCAGTGGCAATCAGTGATCGACGTTAACCTCACCGGCGTGTTTCTGTGCACCCGTGAAGTGGCGGCGAAGATGATCGAGCTGAAAAACGAAGGCGCGATTATCAACATCTCCTCCATCTCGCGTGCCGGTAACATGGGCCAGGCCAACTACTCCGCCGCCAAGGCCGGTGTAGCAGCCGACACTGTGGTTTGGGCCAAAGAGCTGGCGCGTTACGGCATCCGCGTTGCCGGCGTGGCACCGGGCTTTATCGAAACCGAGATGGTCGCCAGCATGAAGCCCGAAGCATTGGAGCGCATGACCTCGGTCATCCCGCTACGGCGCATGGGCAAACCTGCCGAGATCGCCCACTCGGTGGCTTACATCCTAGAAAACGACTACTACACCGGTCGCATTCTGGAACTGGACGGCGGCCTGCGCCTGTAA
- a CDS encoding transporter substrate-binding domain-containing protein, protein MTSLRAITVLLCSLFTAHVQAAEPLILVGDDFCPYNCDAASGKPGYVVEVLEEIFAAQGIAVKYQIKPWSRAVHMVAKGNADVLLANTYNSAPDPRLQLVMGEDSTCFLTRSDTSWRFTDMTDLYQQRLGVIQGYHYDSGGPLDQHLRSDNPLVYQAKGESALRSLLLMLMQQRIDLVLDNCNVLKAKVSKMDLGQRTQITGVLPGYRADLHIAFSPADPEATRLMNIIREGLADMRRTGRLAAILQRYSVTDWEQTATTP, encoded by the coding sequence TTGACCAGTTTGCGAGCAATAACAGTGCTGCTCTGTAGCCTCTTCACCGCGCATGTGCAGGCTGCCGAGCCATTGATTTTGGTGGGCGATGATTTCTGCCCTTACAACTGCGATGCCGCCAGCGGCAAACCCGGTTATGTCGTCGAGGTGCTTGAAGAAATCTTTGCCGCCCAAGGGATTGCCGTGAAATACCAAATCAAACCCTGGTCACGGGCGGTGCACATGGTGGCCAAAGGCAACGCAGATGTTCTGCTGGCCAACACCTACAACAGCGCCCCCGACCCGCGGTTGCAATTGGTGATGGGCGAAGACAGCACCTGCTTCCTAACCCGCAGCGACACTAGCTGGCGCTTCACCGACATGACCGACCTCTACCAACAGCGCCTCGGCGTCATTCAGGGCTACCACTACGACTCAGGCGGCCCGTTGGATCAGCATCTACGCAGCGATAACCCATTAGTTTACCAAGCCAAGGGCGAATCGGCGCTGCGCAGCCTGCTCTTGATGCTGATGCAACAGCGCATCGACTTAGTGCTGGATAACTGCAACGTACTCAAGGCTAAAGTAAGCAAAATGGACCTTGGCCAGCGCACTCAAATCACCGGCGTGCTGCCCGGTTACCGCGCCGACCTGCATATCGCCTTCTCCCCTGCCGACCCAGAAGCCACCCGCCTGATGAATATAATTCGTGAAGGTTTAGCCGACATGCGCCGCACAGGCCGGCTTGCCGCCATCCTGCAACGCTACTCGGTCACCGACTGGGAGCAGACAGCGACAACACCCTAG